A window of Nicotiana tabacum cultivar K326 chromosome 24, ASM71507v2, whole genome shotgun sequence contains these coding sequences:
- the LOC107778026 gene encoding alkane hydroxylase MAH1-like produces the protein MDVLEFSLSLLIIIVCFTYSTWWYLTKRWCKSSTPTNWPLFGMLPGLIRNAHRIHDFATSILMETGGTFEFYGPVLTNLNMLVTSDPANIHHILSKNFSNYPKGLEFQKIFDILGNGIFNVDSELWEIHRKTTMSLMSHAKFQTLLERNMWDTIEKGLRPILDTFAEQGTPFDLQDIFQRFTFDAISKLLLDHDPKSLSIGLPHVPCEKAFNDIVDALLYRHVLPKGCWKLQRWLQIGKEKKLIQAWEAFDQFLYPCISRQQEELMNKIIKDEDFDLFTAYIKAYNLWKNGDNTGNVQEFLRDTFLNLMLAGRDTTSAAITWFFWLLAENPLVETKIREEILEQLQLKEDENLKYFNIEETRKLVYLHCALCETLRLFPSVSLEHKVPLEFDILPSGHRVNPNTRIVLSFYTMGRMENIWGKDCLEFKPERWISEQGKIKHEPSFKFPAFNAGPRTCLGKEMALIQMKMIAATIIYSYHIQLMEAQTISPSASIIVQMKHGLKVRIVKRVHT, from the coding sequence ATGGACGTCCTTGAATTTTCTCTTTCTCTATTGATTATTATCGTGTGTTTCACTTATTCTACATGGTGGTACCTTACAAAAAGATGGTGCAAAAGCTCAACACCAACAAATTGGCCTCTCTTTGGAATGTTACCTGGGCTTATTCGAAATGCTCATCGTATCCATGATTTTGCAACTTCCATTCTTATGGAAACTGGGGGCACATTTGAGTTCTATGGTCCTGTGCTAACCAATTTGAATATGTTAGTTACTAGTGATCCTGCAAATATCCACCATATCCTTAGTAAAAATTTCTCAAACTATCCAAAGGGTCttgaattccaaaaaatattcGATATTTTAGGAAATGGAATATTCAATGTTGATTCCGAATTATGGGAGATTCATAGGAAGACCACCATGTCTTTAATGAGTCATGCCAAGTTCCAAACTTTGTTAGAGAGGAACATGTGGGATACTATTGAAAAAGGGCTCAGACCAATTCTTGATACTTTTGCAGAACAAGGCACGCCATTTGATTTGCAAGACATTTTTCAGAGATTCACTTTTGATGCTATTAGCAAATTATTACTTGACCATGATCCAAAAAGTTTATCTATTGGTTTGCCTCATGTTCCATGTGAAAAAGCGTTCAACGATATTGTGGACGCACTTTTATATAGACATGTTTTACCAAAAGGCTGTTGGAAATTGCAAAGATGGCTTCAAATTGGAAAAGAGAAGAAGCTCATTCAAGCATGGGAAGCTTTTGATCAGTTTCTATATCCTTGCATTTCACGTCAGCAAGAAGAGTTGATGAACAAAATAATCAAAGACGAGGACTTCGACTTATTTACTGCCTATATTAAAGCATACAATTTATGGAAGAACGGAGATAATACGGGTAATGTACAAGAATTTTTGAGGGATACTTTCTTAAATTTGATGCTTGCTGGGAGAGACACTACAAGTGCAGCTATCACTTGGTTTTTTTGGCTCTTAGCTGAAAATCCTTTAGTAGAGACAAAGATTAGGGAAGAGATTCTTGAACAATTGCAACTAAAAGAAGATGAAAACCTCAAGTATTTCAACATAGAAGAAACACGAAAACTGGTCTATCTACATTGTGCTTTGTGTGAAACTCTTAGGCTATTTCCATCAGTTTCTTTGGAGCATAAAGTTCCACTTGAATTTGACATCCTCCCAAGTGGTCACCGTGTCAATCCAAACACGAGAATTGTGCTCTCATTCTATACAATGGGAAGAATGGAGAATATATGGGGAAAAGATTGTTTAGAATTCAAGCCAGAACGATGGATTTCAGAACAAGGAAAGATCAAACATGAGCCATCTTTTAAATTTCCAGCATTTAATGCTGGTCCAAGGACTTGTCTAGGGAAGGAAATGGCACTCATTCAGatgaaaatgatagcagccaccATCATATACAGTTACCATATTCAACTAATGGAAGCTCAAACCATTTCTCCAAGTGCTTCTATAATCGTTCAAATGAAACATGGTTTGAAAGTTAGAATCGTCAAAAGGGTTCATACATGA